One Myxococcaceae bacterium JPH2 DNA segment encodes these proteins:
- a CDS encoding glycosyltransferase → MTTSTVHRLVQVADYERYIGAEAVERILSKARPLQDLRVAHVNSTYYGGGVAELLSPLTLLMNSVGLVTEWRVIQGPPDFFNITKKMHNALQGGCIDLTSRKRRIYEEVVYENAVRNRLDHDRVVIHDPQPLPIVQHSRKRGPWVWRCHVDLTRPDPTLWAYLKPFLDAYDAAVLTIPEYEQDLPIPQRFFLPAIDPFSIKNRELTEKEIDERLAYHCIPTDLPLVVQVSRFDRWKDPEGVVAAYRLACEQVPCTLVLLGNMAADDPEGQEVYGHLHRHRSDRILLLSREDTALVNALQRRAAVVVQKSLREGFGLTVTEAMWKGTPVIGGNVGGIRHQIQDGHNGFLVDSVEQCAERIVQLLRDPALRHTLGQRARETVRERFLLTRYLEQYLDLFNGFEARFHLRPTAACSR, encoded by the coding sequence ATGACGACCTCCACCGTGCATCGGCTGGTCCAGGTGGCTGACTATGAGCGTTACATCGGCGCCGAGGCCGTGGAGCGCATCCTGAGCAAGGCGCGCCCGCTGCAGGACCTGCGCGTGGCGCACGTCAACTCCACGTACTACGGCGGCGGGGTGGCGGAGCTGCTCTCTCCGCTCACGCTGCTGATGAACAGCGTGGGGCTCGTCACCGAGTGGCGTGTCATCCAAGGCCCGCCGGACTTCTTCAACATCACGAAGAAGATGCACAACGCGCTGCAAGGTGGGTGCATCGACCTGACGTCGCGCAAGCGCCGCATCTACGAAGAGGTCGTCTACGAGAACGCCGTGCGCAACCGGCTGGACCATGACCGCGTCGTGATTCATGACCCGCAGCCGCTGCCCATCGTGCAGCACAGCCGCAAGCGGGGCCCTTGGGTGTGGCGCTGTCACGTGGACCTGACGCGGCCCGACCCCACACTGTGGGCCTATCTCAAGCCGTTCCTGGATGCGTACGACGCCGCCGTGCTCACCATCCCCGAGTACGAGCAGGACCTCCCCATCCCCCAGCGCTTCTTCCTGCCCGCCATTGATCCGTTCTCCATCAAGAACCGCGAGCTGACGGAGAAGGAGATCGACGAGCGCCTCGCGTACCACTGCATCCCCACGGACCTGCCCCTGGTGGTGCAGGTGTCGCGCTTCGACCGCTGGAAGGATCCCGAGGGCGTGGTGGCCGCGTATCGGCTCGCGTGTGAGCAGGTGCCTTGCACGCTGGTGCTCCTGGGCAACATGGCCGCGGACGACCCCGAGGGTCAGGAGGTCTACGGCCACCTGCACCGGCACCGCTCGGACCGCATCCTCCTGCTCAGCCGCGAGGACACCGCGCTGGTGAACGCGCTCCAGCGGCGCGCGGCCGTCGTGGTGCAGAAGTCCCTGCGCGAGGGCTTTGGCCTCACGGTGACCGAGGCCATGTGGAAGGGCACGCCCGTCATCGGCGGCAACGTGGGCGGCATCCGCCACCAGATTCAGGATGGCCATAACGGCTTCCTGGTGGACTCGGTGGAGCAGTGCGCCGAGCGCATCGTGCAGTTGCTGAGAGACCCCGCGCTGCGCCACACCCTGGGCCAGCGGGCGCGCGAGACGGTGCGCGAGCGCTTCCTGCTCACCCGCTACCTGGAGCAGTACCTGGACCTCTTCAACGGCTTCGAGGCGCGCTTCCACCTGCGGCCGACGGCGGCGTGTTCGCGCTGA
- a CDS encoding undecaprenyl-diphosphate phosphatase, protein MSLLEAIVLGLVQGLTEFLPISSTAHLRIAPELFGWPDPGAAYSAVIQLGTVAAVLIYFRKDIVELGAAFFRGLWRREPFGTQESRLAWYVLVGTLPIGLLGLGLKKLIETQFRSLYVIACSLILLALVLLYVERRASHRRTVADMTWADGIAVGLWQALALIPGSSRSGTTLTGGLSRGLKREDAARYSFLLSIPATGLAGLFELKHLLQATERPSAVALWTGTLVAFVSGMAAIAWLLKFLRTRTTMVFIVYRVVLGVVLLVLLKMSVLQPMSGVENVDTAKSPLKPPVEKQVTD, encoded by the coding sequence ATGAGCCTCCTCGAAGCCATCGTCCTGGGCCTGGTCCAGGGCCTCACCGAGTTCCTTCCCATCAGTTCCACCGCGCACCTGCGCATCGCCCCGGAGCTGTTCGGCTGGCCCGACCCGGGCGCGGCGTACTCCGCCGTCATCCAGTTGGGCACGGTGGCCGCGGTCCTCATCTACTTCCGCAAGGACATCGTCGAGCTGGGCGCGGCGTTCTTCCGCGGCCTGTGGCGCCGCGAGCCCTTCGGCACGCAGGAGTCCCGCCTCGCGTGGTACGTGCTCGTGGGCACGCTGCCCATCGGCCTGTTGGGGCTGGGGCTGAAGAAGCTCATCGAGACGCAGTTCCGCTCGCTCTACGTCATCGCGTGCAGCCTCATCCTGTTGGCGCTGGTGCTGCTCTATGTGGAGCGGCGCGCGTCGCACCGGCGCACCGTGGCGGACATGACGTGGGCGGACGGTATCGCCGTCGGGTTGTGGCAGGCGCTCGCGCTGATTCCCGGCTCGTCGCGCTCGGGCACCACGCTGACGGGCGGCCTGTCGCGCGGGCTGAAGCGCGAGGACGCGGCGCGCTACTCGTTCCTCCTCTCCATTCCGGCCACGGGGCTCGCGGGCCTCTTCGAGTTGAAGCACCTGCTTCAGGCCACCGAGCGCCCCTCCGCGGTGGCGCTGTGGACGGGCACGCTGGTGGCGTTCGTCTCCGGCATGGCCGCCATCGCGTGGCTGCTGAAGTTCCTGCGCACGCGCACCACGATGGTGTTCATCGTGTACCGCGTGGTGCTGGGCGTGGTGCTCCTGGTGCTGCTGAAGATGAGCGTGCTCCAGCCGATGTCGGGCGTGGAGAACGTGGACACGGCGAAGTCGCCCCTGAAGCCCCCCGTCGAGAAGCAAGTCACGGACTGA
- a CDS encoding MBOAT family protein: MLSHSLQYLAFVIVVFAAYWAVHRHYAARMFVLLAASVYFYAVFTPFPLLIFLAGVTVDHLLVKGMARTDSPGTRKLLVVLSIVSNLGLLAGFKYLELLRKTAVSLLAPWHIDVRAEPFHLLLPVGLSFYVFQAISYTVDVYRGKASAEHSFFEHLLYMLFFPRVVSGPIVRASELMAHFREEPSLAPDDGARALFRVAVGLVKKLIIADVLGSGIVDPVFGSPHAYSSAECAVAAVAYTLELYYDFSGYSDIAIGVAALFGFRFPENFARPYLAKNLFEFWNRWHMSLSSWLRDYLYIPLGGNRRSKPRVCFNLMMVMVLGGLWHGADWRFAVWGGVHGVALCAVRCWWWFRGKTGEPGPVRVAFGMLATFTLVVLTRVVFRAPDMTHAAEFYARMLAGVPGLANVAPLVWGMIAVAVAAHALPLKVYDLSAELFVRMPVPVRAMALVLLGLGIRHLSTMETRPYVYLQF, translated from the coding sequence GTGCTGTCCCACAGCCTCCAGTACCTCGCGTTCGTCATCGTCGTCTTCGCCGCCTACTGGGCGGTGCACCGCCACTACGCCGCGCGGATGTTCGTGCTGCTCGCAGCGAGCGTGTACTTCTACGCGGTCTTCACGCCCTTCCCGCTGCTCATCTTCCTGGCCGGCGTGACGGTGGACCACCTGCTCGTGAAGGGCATGGCGCGCACCGACTCGCCGGGCACGCGCAAGCTGCTCGTCGTCCTGTCCATCGTCTCCAACCTGGGCCTGCTCGCGGGCTTCAAGTACCTGGAGCTGCTGCGCAAGACGGCGGTGTCGCTGCTCGCGCCGTGGCACATCGACGTGCGCGCCGAGCCCTTCCACCTGCTGCTGCCGGTGGGCCTGTCCTTCTACGTCTTCCAGGCCATCAGCTACACGGTGGACGTGTACCGAGGGAAGGCGAGCGCGGAGCACTCGTTCTTCGAGCACCTGCTGTACATGCTCTTCTTCCCCCGCGTGGTGAGCGGGCCCATCGTCCGCGCGTCCGAGCTGATGGCGCACTTCCGCGAGGAGCCCTCGCTCGCGCCCGATGACGGTGCGCGCGCGCTGTTCCGCGTCGCGGTGGGACTGGTGAAGAAGCTCATCATCGCGGACGTGCTGGGCAGCGGCATCGTGGATCCGGTGTTCGGCAGTCCGCACGCGTACTCTTCCGCCGAGTGCGCGGTGGCCGCGGTCGCGTACACGCTGGAGCTCTACTACGACTTCTCCGGGTACTCAGACATCGCCATCGGCGTGGCGGCGCTGTTCGGGTTCCGCTTCCCGGAGAACTTCGCGCGGCCGTACCTGGCGAAGAACCTGTTCGAGTTCTGGAACCGCTGGCACATGAGCCTGTCCTCGTGGCTGCGGGACTACCTGTACATCCCGCTGGGCGGCAACCGTCGCTCGAAGCCCCGCGTGTGCTTCAACCTGATGATGGTGATGGTGCTGGGCGGCCTGTGGCACGGGGCGGACTGGCGCTTCGCCGTGTGGGGCGGCGTGCACGGCGTGGCGCTGTGCGCGGTGCGCTGCTGGTGGTGGTTCCGCGGCAAGACGGGCGAGCCGGGGCCCGTGCGCGTGGCGTTCGGCATGCTCGCGACCTTCACGCTGGTGGTGCTGACGCGCGTGGTGTTCCGCGCGCCGGACATGACGCACGCGGCGGAGTTCTACGCGCGCATGCTCGCCGGCGTACCGGGCTTGGCCAACGTGGCGCCGCTGGTGTGGGGGATGATTGCCGTGGCGGTGGCGGCCCATGCCCTGCCCCTCAAGGTCTACGACCTGTCCGCCGAGCTGTTCGTGCGCATGCCCGTGCCCGTGCGAGCCATGGCGCTCGTGCTGCTGGGCCTGGGCATCCGCCACCTCTCCACCATGGAGACGCGGCCGTACGTGTACCTGCAGTTCTGA
- a CDS encoding ABC transporter substrate-binding protein, with translation MNARFRTFSLLAALTFALPALAAPAANEAVVKPVKTVVQSVRYEKDLKALENFGGEQQGRYLLGEDWDKATKAQRTEFLQLFHTLFAKMAFPKVRENFKNLASITYDAPDVNGAEAKLGSTIFINHPLKKQEMKLKYTMAKDGTTWKVVDVEVLGDSMLKGIRDDQVRPLMKEGGWDALLGAMRKKNQELASVQVK, from the coding sequence ATGAACGCACGCTTCCGCACCTTCTCCCTGTTGGCCGCCCTCACCTTCGCCTTGCCTGCGCTCGCCGCGCCGGCCGCCAACGAGGCGGTGGTCAAGCCCGTGAAGACGGTGGTGCAGTCGGTCCGCTATGAGAAGGACCTGAAGGCGCTGGAGAACTTCGGAGGCGAGCAGCAGGGCCGCTATCTGCTCGGCGAGGACTGGGACAAGGCGACCAAGGCCCAGCGCACCGAGTTCCTGCAGCTCTTCCACACCCTCTTCGCGAAGATGGCCTTCCCCAAGGTCCGCGAGAACTTCAAGAACCTGGCCTCCATCACCTACGACGCGCCCGACGTGAACGGCGCCGAGGCGAAGCTGGGCTCCACCATCTTCATCAACCACCCGCTGAAGAAGCAGGAGATGAAGCTGAAGTACACCATGGCCAAGGACGGGACGACCTGGAAGGTCGTGGACGTGGAAGTGCTCGGCGACTCCATGCTCAAGGGCATCCGGGATGATCAGGTCCGCCCGCTCATGAAGGAGGGCGGCTGGGATGCGCTCCTGGGCGCCATGCGCAAGAAGAACCAGGAGCTCGCTTCGGTGCAGGTGAAGTAA
- a CDS encoding class D beta-lactamase: protein MAQRPLQLVRCIVLIALASTACATGRPTPMRLATNHPGCFGLMDLETGEVAFNDAARCRERLTPASTFKVPHALIALEAGVATPDEVFPWDGAHRSLEAWNQDQTLDTAMRRSALWVFQRLATRLGREREEAWLKRFDYGNQDASGDITKFWLNGPLRISAEEQLAFMARMYRGQLPVSAQTLKTVQGMLVQRADSVAHVRDGIDLAGPWKDGAVLSTKTGSALSPEGNVTWLVGHVATRHGAFVFVSEVQTPTGPLPSPHPALAAAIASLRAQGLL, encoded by the coding sequence ATGGCGCAGCGCCCGCTTCAGCTCGTTCGATGCATCGTCCTCATTGCCCTCGCGAGCACCGCATGCGCCACCGGCCGGCCCACACCCATGCGACTCGCCACGAACCATCCCGGCTGCTTCGGGCTGATGGACCTCGAAACGGGCGAGGTGGCCTTCAACGATGCGGCTCGCTGCCGTGAGCGCCTGACACCGGCATCCACCTTCAAGGTCCCGCACGCGCTCATCGCCCTGGAGGCGGGCGTCGCCACGCCCGACGAAGTGTTTCCGTGGGACGGCGCCCACCGCTCTCTCGAGGCGTGGAACCAGGACCAGACCCTCGACACGGCCATGCGCCGCTCTGCGCTGTGGGTCTTCCAGCGTCTGGCCACCCGGCTCGGCCGCGAGCGCGAGGAGGCGTGGCTGAAGCGCTTCGACTACGGCAACCAGGACGCCTCGGGCGACATCACGAAGTTCTGGCTCAACGGCCCGCTGCGCATCTCCGCGGAGGAGCAGCTCGCCTTCATGGCGCGCATGTACCGAGGCCAGCTCCCGGTCAGCGCCCAGACCTTGAAGACAGTGCAAGGCATGCTCGTGCAGCGCGCGGACAGCGTGGCCCACGTTCGGGACGGCATTGACCTCGCGGGCCCTTGGAAGGACGGCGCGGTGCTCAGCACCAAGACTGGATCCGCGCTGAGCCCCGAAGGCAACGTGACGTGGCTGGTAGGCCACGTGGCCACGCGGCATGGCGCCTTCGTCTTCGTCAGCGAGGTCCAGACGCCCACGGGGCCCCTCCCCTCACCCCATCCCGCGCTGGCCGCCGCCATCGCGTCCCTGCGCGCCCAGGGACTGCTGTGA
- a CDS encoding NTP transferase domain-containing protein: MALYPVIMAGGSGTRFWPLSRQARPKQFLPLASKQPLITDTAARLKGLAPVKNTFIVCGPLHAKNAAKLVKGLPKQNLLVEPVARNTAPAIALAALQVAARDPKGVLVVLPSDHHVADVAGFQRTLSDAARIAEAGHIVTLGITPRHPETGYGYIQVGAPLEGGGRAVKAFKEKPDLETARAYVSSGEYAWNGGIFVFRADVILEAFAKHMPQMQKGLDALAKAVGKRTFGAVLKRVFPKLPSISIDYGVMEKASNIAVLPGDFGWSDVGSFAAIPEVRPADEKGNVISGASAVVVDCQGCVVLADKRPLAVVGLTDVVVVDSGDAVLVVPKDKSQDVRKVVEALKARKMTRYL, encoded by the coding sequence ATGGCCCTCTATCCCGTCATCATGGCTGGTGGCTCCGGCACCCGCTTCTGGCCCCTGTCCCGTCAGGCGCGCCCCAAGCAGTTCCTGCCGCTGGCCTCCAAGCAGCCCCTCATCACCGACACGGCCGCACGCCTCAAGGGGTTGGCCCCGGTGAAGAACACCTTCATCGTCTGCGGCCCGCTGCACGCGAAGAACGCGGCGAAGTTGGTGAAGGGCCTGCCCAAGCAGAACCTCCTGGTGGAGCCGGTGGCGCGCAACACGGCGCCGGCCATCGCGCTGGCCGCGCTCCAGGTGGCCGCGAGGGACCCGAAGGGCGTCCTGGTGGTGCTGCCGTCGGATCACCACGTGGCGGACGTGGCGGGCTTCCAGCGCACGCTGTCGGACGCGGCGCGCATCGCGGAGGCCGGCCACATCGTCACGCTGGGCATCACCCCGCGCCATCCCGAGACGGGCTACGGCTACATCCAGGTGGGCGCGCCCCTGGAGGGCGGGGGCCGCGCCGTGAAGGCGTTCAAGGAGAAGCCGGACCTGGAGACCGCGCGCGCGTACGTGTCCTCCGGCGAGTACGCGTGGAACGGCGGCATCTTCGTCTTCCGCGCGGACGTCATCCTGGAGGCCTTCGCCAAGCACATGCCCCAGATGCAGAAGGGGCTGGACGCGCTGGCGAAGGCGGTGGGCAAGCGGACCTTCGGCGCGGTGCTCAAGCGCGTGTTCCCGAAGCTGCCCTCCATCTCCATCGACTACGGGGTGATGGAGAAGGCCTCCAACATCGCCGTGCTGCCCGGGGACTTCGGCTGGTCGGACGTGGGCTCGTTCGCGGCCATCCCCGAGGTGCGGCCCGCGGATGAGAAGGGCAACGTCATCTCCGGCGCCTCGGCGGTGGTGGTGGACTGCCAGGGCTGCGTGGTGCTCGCGGACAAGCGCCCGCTCGCGGTGGTGGGCCTCACCGATGTCGTGGTGGTGGACTCGGGAGACGCCGTCCTCGTGGTGCCCAAGGACAAGAGCCAGGACGTGCGCAAGGTGGTGGAGGCGCTCAAGGCGCGCAAGATGACGCGCTACCTGTGA
- a CDS encoding CoA pyrophosphatase: MGVQALFDALESTLSTRPARSFELPGVALREAAVLVPLFEREGVAHMLFTRRPANLRTHAGQYAFPGGGRDAEDATPLHTALRETEEELGIARSDVRVLGMLNETPTTSAYRIRPFVGVIPGNGQYRPSAAEVDLVLEVPLARLMDPALLRTERGIWQGVEHDLYFYTYDSHVIWGATARIVRELLHLVARVPDVAALFGRP, from the coding sequence GTGGGTGTGCAAGCGCTGTTCGATGCGCTGGAGTCGACGCTGTCGACGCGTCCAGCGCGGTCCTTCGAGCTGCCCGGGGTGGCGTTGCGCGAGGCGGCCGTGCTCGTGCCGCTGTTCGAGCGGGAGGGCGTGGCGCACATGCTCTTCACGCGGCGGCCCGCGAACCTGCGCACGCACGCGGGCCAGTACGCGTTCCCCGGAGGTGGACGGGACGCGGAGGACGCTACCCCACTGCACACGGCGCTGCGCGAGACGGAGGAGGAGCTGGGCATCGCTCGGAGCGACGTGCGCGTGCTCGGCATGCTCAACGAGACGCCCACCACCTCCGCGTATCGCATCCGCCCGTTCGTGGGCGTCATCCCGGGGAACGGCCAGTACCGCCCCAGCGCCGCCGAGGTGGACCTCGTCCTGGAGGTGCCGCTCGCGCGCTTGATGGACCCCGCGCTGCTGCGCACCGAGCGCGGCATCTGGCAGGGCGTGGAGCACGACCTGTACTTCTATACGTACGACTCGCACGTCATCTGGGGCGCCACCGCGCGCATCGTGCGCGAGCTGCTGCATCTGGTCGCGCGCGTGCCGGATGTCGCGGCGCTGTTCGGGCGGCCGTAG
- a CDS encoding methionine adenosyltransferase, translating into MPTDFLFTSESVTEGHPDKIADQISDGVLDAILAKDPQGRVAVETLVKTGLAIVAGEVTTNCYVDIPKIVRATITRIGYTDSSMGYDGNTCGVMVAIEGQSQDIARGVDNKKEQGAGDQGMMFGFACDETPELMPAPIHYAHALTRRLADVRRKNHDWIRPDGKSQVTVEYRNGRPVRIDAVVVSTQHSDDVSNKKIQEAIREDVIIKALPKKLIDNKTKFFINPTGRFVIGGPMGDSGVTGRKIIVDTYGGMGRHGGGAFSGKDPSKVDRSAAYMGRYIAKNVVAAGLARRCEVQVSYAIGVAEPVSVMVETFGTSTVPEERIAKAVRQVFGLKPREITEHLDLLRPIYQKTAAYGHFGRTDKEFTWERTDKKDALRDAAGGAASSRLKAV; encoded by the coding sequence ATGCCTACCGACTTCCTGTTCACGTCTGAATCCGTCACCGAGGGCCACCCGGACAAGATCGCCGACCAGATCTCCGACGGGGTGCTCGACGCCATTCTCGCCAAGGACCCCCAGGGCCGAGTCGCCGTGGAGACGCTCGTGAAGACGGGCCTCGCCATCGTCGCGGGTGAGGTGACGACGAACTGTTACGTGGACATCCCGAAGATCGTCCGCGCGACCATCACGCGCATCGGCTACACGGACAGCTCGATGGGCTACGACGGCAACACCTGCGGCGTCATGGTGGCCATCGAGGGGCAGAGCCAGGACATCGCTCGGGGCGTGGACAACAAGAAGGAGCAGGGCGCCGGCGACCAGGGAATGATGTTTGGCTTCGCGTGCGACGAGACGCCGGAGCTGATGCCCGCCCCCATCCACTACGCCCACGCGCTGACGCGCCGGCTGGCGGATGTGCGCCGCAAGAACCACGACTGGATCCGTCCGGACGGCAAGAGCCAGGTGACGGTGGAGTACCGCAACGGTCGCCCGGTGCGCATCGACGCGGTGGTCGTCTCCACGCAGCACTCGGATGACGTCTCCAACAAGAAGATCCAGGAGGCCATCCGCGAGGACGTCATCATCAAGGCGCTCCCCAAGAAGCTGATCGACAACAAGACGAAGTTCTTCATCAACCCGACGGGCCGGTTCGTCATCGGCGGTCCCATGGGCGACTCGGGCGTGACGGGTCGGAAGATCATCGTCGACACCTACGGCGGCATGGGCCGTCACGGTGGCGGCGCGTTCAGCGGCAAGGACCCGTCCAAGGTGGACCGCTCGGCCGCGTACATGGGCCGCTACATCGCCAAGAACGTGGTGGCCGCCGGCCTGGCGCGCCGCTGCGAGGTGCAGGTCTCCTACGCCATCGGCGTGGCGGAGCCGGTCAGCGTGATGGTGGAGACGTTCGGTACGTCCACCGTTCCGGAGGAGCGCATCGCGAAGGCCGTGCGTCAGGTCTTCGGCCTGAAGCCGCGTGAGATCACCGAGCACCTGGACCTGCTGCGGCCCATCTACCAGAAGACCGCCGCGTACGGTCACTTTGGCCGGACCGACAAGGAGTTCACCTGGGAGCGCACCGACAAGAAGGATGCGCTGCGTGACGCGGCCGGTGGCGCGGCGTCCTCCCGGCTGAAGGCGGTCTGA
- a CDS encoding CHAT domain-containing protein, which produces MSANKARKAGWRWASVGLVLVLAAGAGTFWWVFSARGHGAPADPALWRADAASRVIEARVSLAAADVYRPYGPMRAGNTPVPPPPLQALARLESQGDVHGLAVAYLVRGEAALAAPYLEKAENSPDVACDRALIALDRRDPAQALTLLDGVLRTRPRHAQALWNRGLVLRELELWALAARSFEAVAALGETGWAQEASARAQALRDRLASERQGWSQAMAMGKALVEGTATVPSDALRAHPGFMRMYLYEAIRAAGSVERLRTLGPMAEALDARFGGTALRDALRWAQARDFRVRAPLAERYRELSLKRPVPGGMPAFLTELRRAGERDLLMGALVTNGEVAANLEEYASLARQVGDPWFVLLAEQERAASIADQGQLLQAEQVLRGAAARCEVQPLGYRCGPIYSALGELYRQFHRVPEAIQAVESARAAYRGDGSWSEVRYLMQLGQLARFQKNAALAVAYLDEVLLRRPDDCATRQFVRANDAYALLRELDVKGARASMREALSCPGPLSLVGADTLADLARLSPDADQDARLVAGLEARLQDGKLQPGQRVLARYIQGNYLVGKDRAQGEALLRRAVDEARQLPEYNVDARKARAYSQAALLYAAGRAGDFARAEALFGEELGTALPGRCTLAVSADLERTLVVMRGPDGSLRGAFDASRTAPLGEDVRGLIPAAWVGALRSCERVEVVARPPLHGRAGLLPEDVAWAYYGAHPAVSETSVGGSRRLVVANVDAPPELGLPPLGIWRSSAQDVTLLSGAEATPGRVLESMADATEIEIHAHGLVNPSLSEASLLVLSPESGGRYALTAGEVRAARLHGQPLVILGACRAARSAPWMYERFSLPTAFIEAGARTVLAATVDVPDAEAAPFFDAVRGRIAKGQPAAIALRDTRLEWMARAPSTWARSVLVFD; this is translated from the coding sequence GTGTCGGCGAACAAGGCTCGCAAGGCAGGGTGGCGTTGGGCGTCGGTGGGGCTCGTCCTGGTGCTCGCGGCGGGCGCGGGCACCTTCTGGTGGGTGTTCTCGGCGAGGGGCCATGGGGCGCCCGCGGACCCCGCGCTGTGGCGCGCGGATGCGGCCTCGCGGGTCATCGAGGCGCGCGTGAGCCTCGCGGCGGCGGATGTCTACCGTCCCTATGGACCGATGCGGGCGGGCAACACCCCGGTGCCGCCGCCTCCGCTCCAAGCGCTGGCCCGGCTGGAATCGCAAGGCGACGTGCACGGACTGGCCGTGGCCTATCTCGTGCGCGGCGAGGCGGCGCTGGCGGCCCCATATCTGGAGAAGGCGGAGAACTCGCCGGATGTGGCGTGTGACCGGGCGTTGATCGCGTTGGACCGACGGGACCCGGCCCAGGCGCTCACGCTGCTGGACGGTGTGCTGCGGACCCGGCCGCGCCACGCGCAGGCGCTGTGGAACCGCGGGCTCGTGCTGCGTGAGCTGGAGCTGTGGGCCCTGGCTGCTCGGAGCTTCGAGGCCGTGGCGGCCCTGGGCGAGACGGGCTGGGCGCAGGAAGCCAGTGCGCGCGCCCAGGCGCTGCGCGACCGGCTGGCGTCCGAGCGACAGGGCTGGAGTCAGGCGATGGCGATGGGCAAGGCGTTGGTGGAGGGCACGGCGACGGTGCCCTCGGACGCGCTGCGCGCTCATCCCGGGTTCATGCGCATGTATCTCTACGAGGCGATCCGCGCGGCCGGTTCGGTCGAGCGGCTGAGGACTCTCGGGCCGATGGCGGAGGCCCTGGATGCGCGCTTTGGTGGCACGGCGCTGCGCGATGCTCTTCGCTGGGCGCAGGCGCGGGACTTCCGCGTGCGCGCGCCGCTGGCCGAGCGCTACCGGGAGCTGTCTCTCAAGCGCCCCGTGCCGGGAGGAATGCCCGCGTTCCTGACGGAGCTGCGCCGCGCGGGAGAGCGAGACCTGCTCATGGGGGCGCTCGTCACGAATGGCGAGGTCGCGGCGAACCTGGAGGAGTACGCGTCGCTCGCGCGACAGGTGGGCGACCCGTGGTTCGTGTTGCTCGCGGAGCAGGAGCGCGCGGCGTCCATCGCGGACCAGGGACAGTTGCTCCAAGCCGAGCAGGTGCTGCGCGGCGCGGCGGCGCGATGCGAGGTCCAACCGCTGGGCTATCGCTGCGGCCCCATCTACTCCGCGCTCGGTGAGCTGTATCGCCAGTTCCACCGCGTGCCCGAGGCCATCCAGGCGGTGGAGTCCGCGCGGGCGGCGTACCGGGGCGATGGCTCGTGGAGCGAGGTGCGCTACCTCATGCAGCTTGGTCAGCTCGCGCGGTTCCAGAAGAACGCCGCGCTGGCCGTGGCGTACCTGGACGAGGTGCTGCTGCGCCGACCGGACGACTGCGCCACGCGCCAGTTCGTGCGAGCCAATGATGCGTACGCGCTGCTGCGCGAGCTGGACGTGAAGGGCGCCCGCGCGAGCATGCGTGAGGCGCTGTCCTGCCCGGGGCCGCTGTCGCTCGTGGGCGCGGACACGCTGGCGGACCTGGCTCGGCTGAGTCCGGATGCGGATCAGGACGCGCGGCTCGTGGCGGGACTGGAGGCGCGACTCCAGGACGGGAAGCTCCAGCCGGGGCAGCGGGTGCTCGCGCGCTACATCCAGGGGAACTACCTGGTCGGGAAGGACCGTGCCCAGGGCGAGGCACTCCTTCGGCGCGCGGTGGACGAGGCGCGCCAGTTGCCCGAGTACAACGTGGATGCGCGCAAGGCTCGCGCCTACAGCCAGGCGGCGCTCCTCTACGCGGCGGGGCGCGCGGGCGACTTCGCGCGGGCCGAGGCCCTCTTTGGCGAGGAGCTGGGCACCGCGCTCCCAGGGCGCTGCACGCTGGCTGTGAGCGCGGACCTGGAGCGTACGCTCGTGGTCATGCGCGGGCCCGATGGGAGCTTGCGCGGAGCGTTCGATGCATCGCGCACGGCGCCGTTGGGCGAGGACGTGCGGGGACTGATACCAGCCGCTTGGGTGGGTGCGCTGCGCTCATGCGAGCGCGTGGAGGTGGTGGCGCGCCCCCCGCTGCACGGCCGCGCGGGCCTGCTGCCCGAGGACGTCGCGTGGGCCTACTACGGCGCGCATCCCGCCGTGAGCGAGACATCGGTTGGTGGCTCGCGGCGGTTGGTGGTGGCGAACGTGGATGCGCCCCCCGAGCTGGGACTGCCTCCCTTGGGCATCTGGCGGTCCTCGGCGCAGGACGTGACGCTGCTGTCCGGCGCGGAGGCGACGCCCGGTCGCGTGCTGGAGTCCATGGCGGACGCGACGGAGATTGAGATTCACGCACATGGCTTGGTGAACCCGAGCTTGTCGGAGGCGTCGCTGCTGGTGCTGTCCCCGGAGTCGGGCGGGCGCTATGCGCTCACGGCGGGAGAGGTGCGCGCGGCGCGGCTGCATGGGCAGCCGTTGGTCATTCTCGGGGCGTGTCGCGCGGCGCGCTCGGCGCCGTGGATGTACGAGCGCTTCAGCTTGCCCACGGCGTTCATCGAGGCCGGTGCGCGCACCGTGCTCGCCGCGACGGTGGATGTGCCGGACGCGGAGGCGGCGCCGTTCTTCGACGCGGTCCGCGGTCGCATCGCGAAGGGGCAGCCTGCTGCCATCGCCCTGCGTGACACCCGCCTGGAGTGGATGGCGCGCGCGCCGTCGACCTGGGCCCGGTCGGTGCTTGTCTTTGATTGA